The DNA region TGGCTTGTAGTTCTCTCCACGGAAGCACATTGGATTACATCTTGCAAAGACTCTGGAACAGTCCGATTTGGAATTTACTTTTTTGGGGCGATTCCTGTGGATTATACTATTCAAACTCTCGAAGTCAATATGACACTGGAAGAAGTCGTTGGATGCAACATAACCGATAAGAAGTAAGTATTCGTGCATTTGCCGGTATTTGTCCTTGCAAGCCTGCTGGCTCCATCGCATAGGCTACCCTTGCAACGGAGATAGCAGTTACCCTGCAAAGTTACTTGTTAGATTATTGtttcgcatagcctataagAACGGAGTACAAATAACGTTAAGAATCTAAAACCTGTATGTTGAGCAGACCTTTAATAGCATTTTCTTCCTTTGTCCTACAGAATGGAGACCGTGAGTCAAGCGTTAGAAGAGCTGCTGGCCGCAGCCCAAAGGCAAGACTGCCTTACAGTAGGAGTCTACGAGTCGGCGAAACTAATGAATGTGTAAGTATACTTTGAGTACTCTCTTAACGACACAGTTAAAGAGCAAACATAAGTTGTGTTTTGGCCTATTTGAGACTAAAGACAGGGTTGTCTAATGTGAAACATGATTTGCTCTTGCAGTGATCCAGACAGCGTGGTGTTGTGCGTGCTGGCTACggatgaggaggacgaggatgATATCGCGCTGCAGATCCACTTCACCCTCATCCAGGCATTCTGCTGCGACAACGACATCAACATCCTGCGTGTGTCCGGAATCAGTCGCCTAGCTAAGGTTCTCTGCGAGCCCACCACCGCTGACAACAACGCCAACGAACCGAAAGACCTGCACTGCATTCTTGTCACGGTATGTTTCACTCGGCATGTTTGGCACAATGTAGCACCGTCTGAGGCAGCATATTGCATTCTACCATGTTCCAATGCAGAAATATGTGGCTAATCTCCGTCTTCTTATCTACTTTGCAGAATCCTCAGTGCCAGCCATTGAAGTGCCAGGCTCTTCAGGAGGTGGGCAGTTACTGCAAGGAGAGTCGCTGCAAGAACCAATGGGTGCCCTACCTTTCCCTGCAAGAACGTTGAACGCATTTCGCCGCTATTATATTAGTTGGTTAAGATGGGAAAAATGGAACAAGAACCGTCATTCTTGAAGAATGAGAAGGGTGCTCGCGGTGGGCTGTAATGCCCGCTGTGGACGGGGCTGCTCTGACTGCTGCTTCGTCGCGCGAGGGTGCTGCGAATGTGAGAGGAACGTTCCAGGGACTTACGCGCGTTGCGCATTTGCCCCGTCTCTTCCTCCGCGAAAAGGAAAGTGGCTGCGTCGGAGAGGTGGAACGAGTCGTGACGAGAGTTTGTCGCTCGCTCACTTGCCCAAGCTGAGTCAAAGCACGGGAGTGAACGCAGCGGCGTGGGCGCGCGCCTTCGCTTTCCAGTGTGTGGCAGCAACTGTATGCAATGCATCGGTGTTGATTTTAGACCTCGTAACTGGTCGTGTGTAAACCTTCCGCCATCAACTTGTGGACTGTAGTCTTTAGTGGAATGCACCGTGAATATTGTACTTTTGGACTCCCAGTTTGAAAAGCTTTGTGACGAGGATCGGCAGCACACGTGGAATGCAACTGCTGATGCAAGACTGATATGGAAACTAAAAACTGTAACATGAACTCTGTTTGGTATCGATGAAGGGGAAACTGCACATTAAATGAATTGTCTGTTAATTTATTGCTCATAACTTAAGAGTAATATATGTATTTGGACCAGACGTTTTGCAAATAAATTATTGAACGAAACATCCTGTTGAGCAGAGTTGTTCTTCCATGTTTAGATCTttagtgtgctctgtgtgtttatgtgtgtgtgaggagaagcaGTGCTCCAGTGAACCCTGGGCTGCCACAATGCAACAATGGGCGAAGTAACGCCACACATTTATCATGGCCAGCCCAGATGGTTGTCACTGAGATTTAGCACATGTCTGGATCTCAGCCTGTAGGCTGAGAACTGAGGCACAGCACTAAACTCCTAATCTATCTCTCAGTCACTATACAAGCAAAACAATCCCTTGTACACAAGCCTGAGTTAGCTCAGCCAGAGGCCAGCACTTCCCTGCTTCCTGGTAAGTGCGTCATATCCTTAATGTAATGACAGTGGTGTGACACCCTGGCCAGGGGAGGGGAGAGCCTCCGCAGGCCACTGACGCAGGACTTTTGTTTGACTTGGCAGACTGAGCCAAAGATCCCAGGATGTAGCAACAATCCAATACAGTGCTGCCTTCACCTCAGTCTGCCagagcacaacagcagctaatTACCCTGAGCAACAGGGTAGCAGGGAGATTCAGCAGTATACACATGTGCTAGAGAGTCTCAGTgtgtcattatgtgtgtgtgggtgtaaggAGATTCAGCAGTAGTACACATGTGCTAGAAAGTCTTATCAGTgtgtcattctgtgtgtgtaaggagattTAGCAGTGtcattgtgtatgtgagtgtgtgtgtgtgtgtgtgtgtgtgtgtgtgtgtaaggagaagTAGTGTCCATGCCCTGGTCCCAGCCTGGTCAATCTGTCCTCTCAAAAGCGGACATGCTTGTTGCTGCACTTCACCTGATTCAAAGGTTCACTGTAATAGCGGACATGCTTGTTGCTGTACTTGACTTGATTCAAAGGTTCACTATAACAGTTGGGGTTCACTGTAGCATTGATCATGGTGCCACATGCAAACAAGCTGCAGGTGCTTTAACCAGAACAAGAGGTCACATGGGGAGCAAAGATGTGGGCTGTTTATTCTACTTGAGCGGTCGCATGTTAACACAACTACTGAGCTTTACATGATGGCTTTTCTCTGCAGAAGGGTGCAGTCACTTGTCAGGCCTGCTTACTGTTTCTGTGTCCACTGGAAACCCCTTCAAGTGGGATGGAGTGCAAAAATGGGCTTATAGGTTACACCTATAACCTAGGTTAATAggttacacacgcacacacacacacacacacacacactcacacacttctgCATCCCTATGCAAATGTTATGTAAAGCTAGGCGTGACTGGGATGACCCATGAAATCCCTTACAAGGAAGCATGAGTCCAAAGGGGACTCATGCTTCCAAGGTAGCCTACAGCAGCAGTCTGGGTAACATTCCCATAGCACATGCGTTTCCTTGTGCTGTGCAGTTTCCCAAGCAAAGGGAAATGCATTTCATTTCCTTAATACGGTTATCCACCACTTCCGCATAGAAGGTCCAAAGTGCAATGTCATACCGCATACATAATTTCTGGAGATTGCCTGAAAGTGTGACTGCGCTGTTTTGTACAGGCCTAGCGAGTCTGGTATGGTATCGTCATATGGCATCTGCTATCACCAATCAGATTGTCAGGGGACTTCATCAGGGGAGATGCTCCCCAACTCTCCGTGCAGAACTATAGCCTACCTGAGGCGTCATGTATATTGTATAAATCGTTGCGCACGTTATGGCGTTATGTCACCTTCGTCATAAAACGGTATGCATGAGATGTGGGTCGgccaaaatgtaggctattgcaAAATATTTGTTGTGATGCCTCGAAGTGCATGCGATCTAATAAATGTGGTCTAAAATAGCAATCGTGTAATCATCTCTCCGTGACTTATTCCGTGATATTTTCAGCACCTGGGAGAAAATACGAAAACGTTTGCGTGGGCTGCAGTGTTATGGAGCACCTTGTGCGTCACACTGCAATAGGAACCGTAGCTTTCCAATCTTTGGCTTTACTTGTTAATAAGCCTTCCCCTGGACCAATCGTGTATTGTTTCTGACGCTCTTTCAATTACGCCTCGGTATCCTCCGGAAACGTCATTTCCCATATAAGGGCAAAAATTGTGCCACTGAAGAGAGATCCCCGCCTCGTAATAATCTGATGCACATTGGGAAAAAAAGTGTAAGTGGATTCACACACCGCATCAGTGATAGGTTTCAGTGATGCCCGCGTCGGTGAATCCAACGAGAGTGGTCTTCTCGTGAGATTCTGTGAGCCTTGCTCGTGCGTCCGCATCGTTCACTGGCAGTTACACCGCTGGTATGTAGAGAATGCGGGGAAGGGCAGAGTAGGCTACTACACCCAAAACGTGCACGAACATCCAGATAGAGGCCAGCAACGGCCATGTCCCTCATACTGATGCCTAGTTAGGTtggaatgtgtttgtttgtttgtttaagctTCTTGAGGTTCATTCAATGAATTTCAGTCAAACAAGTTTTACACATCCTAGTGTATGAAACGTCATGGTGGACCAGAACAAGCCAATGTCATGCTGTTACCTCACAAATACAATTTGTGATTTCCATTGATTCTCATGGTGGTTAATCATTCTGATCTAAGGATGATATAAGTCGAGTTAGCCGGTTTCTACCATCCATAAAGGAGACAAGACTGTGGACTGTGCAGAAAAAATACTTTCCATCTACTCCCACGTGCACTCAGcccacagagagggagggaatgagggagagggagtgagagagggagggcaggcAGCCGGCTGACTGGCCAGGAGAGGGGTTTGCACAGGAAACCAGTCTGCAGTGGACACTCTCGGTTATTCTcacctcaccacaccacaccacaccactgcagtgcagacacagacactcacagtcCACCCTTTTAGAAAAATATCTTTTCTCTGTTCCACATACACAAAAGCATGTTCTTTcagtcttgcacacacacagacagacgcctCTGTTTCAAAATGGTACCACCCAGTCTGCTACAGCTTTTCCAtcttagcctgtgtgtgtgtgtgtgtgtgtgtgtactgagggCGGCAGGTAGGTTGTCTGGCAGCGAGACGTGCCACCACGCACGCCACTGCTCGGCACCGCACCACATCCCACCCACGAAAAGAGACGACTCCCTTCGCCAAGCTGTCTAACGACACCGAGGTCGAACAAAGCTACATGTCCGTCCATAAAATACACATgaggcgtacacacacacacttacaggcatgtgtgtgtgtgtgtgtgagtgctgtgcaCGCCTTGCAGTCTAAACCAAATCAAAGGGAGCGAGAGCGCctctagcagcagcagcacttgcTGGCTTTTTATAGGATGGCTTTAATTAGAGCAGCACAAGAACTTAATCACTGCAAATCAAAACACTCCGACACCCTCAAACACACCAGGCTGGCCCACCACCGGTACTGACTCCCTAAACACACCAGGCTGGCCCACCACTGGAGCTGtaccatgctgctgctgctgtacgTGTGCTTCAACACGAGGCTCCTGGATCCTAGCGTCTGCACAGGTCTGCAGGAGCagagctccctctctctcagagtggcagtgccccccctctctctatcagaGTGGCAGTCCCCCTCTCTCAGAGTGGcagtttcccctctctctccctctctcacagagTGGCAGTTTCCCCCAGggactttttctctctgtggaATACTTCCTGGAAAGGGCCACTGTATAGGAGGGCGGTGGGGGGGAGTCCTTGAGCATGGaggtgatcacacacacacactgcgccatgtgaggcacatgtgtgtgtgtgtgtggggggggcatggCGGGGGCACCCAGGGGAGCCTTTGTGTGGGACCCCCAGGATTTTGACCATGCTGCCGAGAGGCATGACTCCCTCCTGAGTTCCAAAGGCTCAGAGCACGATGGCTCTCTCTTACACATGTTGTGTGCTGCATGTCTCATAGCAACCAGGGAAACAACGAATCAACATCgactttaaaaacatgtttgaaTTCCACTGTGTGTAGCCCCAGTGCTGTGATAACATTTAAGCTGAAAGACATGATATGCGTTTCCTGATAACAGTGGTTTCCAGAGAAATCTACACAAAGTGTTTAAAAACAAATTGTGAAAGACTTTTGTTTTAGGCTAACAAGTGAGATCATTAACTGGTGTGTCCAACTGTAAGAGAAAGCTCCTGGTGCCAATAGACTGCACATCACCTCCCATAATGAGCCTCATTGTGCACCTTAAATACAGGTCTGGGACAATAACAGCCTGTGTGCTCAGCTAGTCCTGCACcatggaaaaaacaaaacaaaacagtatgtgtgtgtgtgtgtgtgtgtgtgtgttggggagttACCCTGGGGCCCTCACCACAGCACAAGGGCTTTGTTCATCAGCAGCTCAGCTGAGCTTAGCACGGAGGCTACGGCGTGGCGCGGCTACGAGTCCTGGCGGGGCGATCGCGCGCTCGCTAAGTTAGTGCAGCCAGCGCCTGGGACCACCGGCACCGAGAAGGGCTGACATCAAGGCGGGGGGGGCAATAAGGGTAGGAGAAGGGGCAGAGAGGGTAGGAGAAGGGGCAGAGAGGGTAGAAagaaagaggcagagggagggatgaggagagagagagagagagagagagagagagagagggagggagagagagagagagagagcaggagggagaagcaggagagagagagagagcaggagagggaggggagaggggggaggggcttagggagagagagctggaggaaAAGGGAGCCTTTTATTTTCTTGGTAGCAAATCGCTAAGCTGCCCTGACGCAGAGCTGCCCTGACGAAGAGCTGCTGACTGAATTACACCCAGAGGCCGAGTGAGCTATTAATACTCTGGACACTACAGCGGGCTATTTTTAGCTCAGCGAGGACTATATTTACCCGGCAGGGTGGGGTGC from Alosa alosa isolate M-15738 ecotype Scorff River chromosome 9, AALO_Geno_1.1, whole genome shotgun sequence includes:
- the LOC125300445 gene encoding growth arrest and DNA damage-inducible protein GADD45 beta-like, with product MTLEEVVGCNITDKKMETVSQALEELLAAAQRQDCLTVGVYESAKLMNVDPDSVVLCVLATDEEDEDDIALQIHFTLIQAFCCDNDINILRVSGISRLAKVLCEPTTADNNANEPKDLHCILVTNPQCQPLKCQALQEVGSYCKESRCKNQWVPYLSLQER